One Spiroplasma sp. NBRC 100390 DNA window includes the following coding sequences:
- a CDS encoding septation ring formation regulator EzrA codes for MGNVISNIINNPVKLTLFILFFVCLLLLSITLFFWGRKRHLKTVEIKILQKFDILKRLPLKHKVFRISEIARHNNRYAKDLVVWRTKYEIIYEKKLISCLEVFRKLYQINKTTPKKMPKLSAQKIIPLLKELTLLEEEARRLLDEINSQLQIELLQRDYILAHKKMFNSLQEDAVKLQMNVSLDTKKINDFERNIEGMFDEFEDYLTAGNFEKTEQILSNITTSLTIFVEILDNIPQIKTLLTKVVPNKLSLLKDKYVLFNKDENSRDLLKYSFDELTKSIDETKILISKYIDNLQYKKATKKTIEIINNISDFDQTIEHQKAIISCFKKYYKVVMEYINKIERSFNVISRQIEALRSSSILTEHEESIYREAMGKTKELTHDTNRLVLEINRNGRDYIGFNKELVRLLENAVAVQEALENVVKIIEKRNFAETEIRKTIHLLEVVLLQAEVRLNQLQYKKLLTKYAKSINDYRIALEKVKQLSFDVNNRYEVDEVTGKLNRLKTEVLKLFEKIKNNILLDLLAQETLVYAQKYILTDDEVDDQLRNAQIAYRDGDYDGSLFLTLKIIDEERGKKK; via the coding sequence ATGGGTAATGTTATTAGTAATATTATTAATAATCCAGTTAAATTAACATTATTTATTTTGTTTTTTGTTTGTTTGTTATTATTAAGTATTACGCTTTTCTTTTGGGGACGAAAACGTCATTTAAAAACAGTTGAAATTAAAATTTTACAAAAGTTTGATATTTTAAAGCGATTACCTTTAAAACATAAAGTTTTTCGAATTTCAGAAATTGCTCGTCACAATAATCGCTATGCCAAAGATTTGGTTGTTTGGCGAACAAAGTATGAAATTATTTATGAAAAAAAGTTAATAAGTTGTTTAGAAGTATTTCGAAAACTATATCAAATTAATAAAACAACCCCAAAGAAAATGCCAAAATTATCTGCACAAAAAATTATTCCGTTATTAAAAGAGTTGACTTTATTAGAAGAAGAAGCACGTCGTTTATTAGACGAAATTAACAGTCAATTACAAATTGAATTATTACAACGTGATTATATTTTAGCACATAAAAAAATGTTTAATTCGTTACAAGAAGATGCCGTTAAATTACAAATGAATGTTTCGTTAGATACCAAAAAAATTAATGACTTTGAACGAAATATTGAAGGAATGTTTGATGAATTTGAAGATTATTTAACAGCGGGTAATTTTGAAAAAACAGAACAAATTTTATCGAATATTACTACTTCGTTAACAATCTTTGTTGAAATTTTAGATAATATTCCACAAATTAAAACACTATTAACAAAAGTAGTTCCAAATAAATTATCCTTGTTAAAAGATAAATATGTTTTATTTAATAAAGATGAAAATAGTCGGGATTTATTAAAATATAGTTTTGATGAATTAACAAAAAGTATTGATGAAACAAAAATTTTAATTTCAAAATATATTGATAATTTGCAATATAAAAAAGCAACAAAAAAAACAATTGAAATTATTAATAATATTAGTGATTTTGATCAAACAATTGAGCATCAAAAAGCAATTATTTCGTGTTTTAAAAAATACTATAAAGTTGTGATGGAATATATTAATAAAATTGAACGTAGTTTTAATGTTATTTCACGACAAATTGAAGCTTTACGTAGTTCATCAATTTTAACAGAACATGAAGAAAGCATTTATCGTGAAGCGATGGGCAAAACAAAAGAATTAACGCATGATACAAATCGCTTAGTTTTAGAAATAAATCGAAATGGGCGTGATTATATTGGGTTTAACAAAGAACTAGTTCGTTTATTAGAGAATGCGGTGGCTGTTCAAGAAGCATTAGAAAATGTTGTGAAAATTATTGAAAAGCGTAATTTTGCGGAAACTGAAATTCGAAAAACAATTCATTTATTAGAAGTTGTTTTATTACAAGCTGAAGTACGGTTAAATCAATTACAATATAAAAAATTATTAACAAAATATGCGAAATCAATTAATGATTATCGAATAGCCCTTGAAAAGGTTAAACAACTTTCGTTTGATGTTAATAATCGTTATGAAGTTGATGAAGTAACAGGGAAACTAAACCGGTTAAAAACAGAAGTGTTAAAATTATTTGAAAAAATTAAAAATAATATTTTATTAGATTTATTAGCGCAAGAAACATTAGTTTATGCCCAAAAATATATTTTAACAGATGATGAAGTTGATGACCAGTTACGAAACGCCCAAATTGCGTATCGAGATGGCGATTATGATGGATCATTGTTTTTAACATTAAAAATTATTGATGAAGAACGAGGAAAAAAGAAATAA
- the rpsD gene encoding 30S ribosomal protein S4, which yields MARYRGSTFKKARRYGFSILENDKEFSKGKKRTTAPGQHGQRRTKLSNYGLQLHEKQKVRYMYGLTERQFRNTYTKSKKMKGITGTNFLIMLESRLDNIVHRMGLAQTRAGARQLVNHAHILVNGKKVDIPSYSCKPGDVISVKESSQKNVKILESLQSQVSTLEFVKFDKTKLTGTYLRFPVREELNSNINDALIVEWYNRLV from the coding sequence ATGGCACGTTATCGTGGAAGTACATTTAAAAAAGCAAGACGATACGGATTTAGTATCTTAGAAAACGATAAAGAATTTTCAAAAGGGAAAAAAAGAACAACAGCGCCAGGACAACATGGCCAACGTCGAACAAAATTATCAAACTACGGGTTACAATTACATGAAAAACAAAAAGTTCGTTACATGTATGGTTTAACAGAACGTCAATTCCGTAATACTTACACTAAATCAAAAAAAATGAAAGGAATTACCGGAACTAACTTCTTAATTATGTTAGAATCACGTTTGGATAACATTGTTCACCGTATGGGATTAGCACAAACAAGAGCTGGAGCTCGTCAATTAGTAAACCATGCCCATATTTTAGTAAATGGGAAAAAGGTTGATATCCCATCATATAGTTGTAAACCAGGTGATGTTATTAGTGTTAAAGAAAGTTCACAAAAAAATGTTAAAATCTTAGAAAGTTTACAAAGTCAAGTTAGCACACTGGAATTTGTAAAATTTGATAAAACTAAGCTGACTGGAACATATCTTCGTTTCCCTGTTCGTGAAGAATTAAATAGTAATATTAATGATGCATTAATCGTTGAATGATACAACCGTTTAGTATAA
- the nagB gene encoding glucosamine-6-phosphate deaminase, producing the protein MKLIVVEDKNAIGKVVGQIFVNTVQQNPKAIFGLATGSSPEPIYQYLIEDYQKNKTDWSKVTTFNLDEYIGLEPTHLQSYHYFMNEKLFDHLNIDKNNTYVPSGTGDYVAGAKEYDALIAKTGGIDLQLLGVGTNGHVGFNEPPADFNSLTGVVDLVDTTIQANARFFASVDEVPKQAVSMGIKSILNAKKIILIANGSNKAQAIKQLVEGEIDNLWPCTALQMHKDVTVVVDKTAAALLQTHGINIS; encoded by the coding sequence ATGAAATTAATTGTTGTTGAAGATAAAAATGCAATTGGGAAAGTTGTTGGCCAAATTTTTGTAAATACAGTACAACAAAATCCAAAGGCAATTTTTGGGTTAGCAACCGGTTCTTCACCAGAACCAATTTACCAGTATCTTATTGAAGATTATCAAAAAAACAAAACTGATTGAAGTAAAGTGACAACTTTTAATTTAGATGAATATATTGGTTTAGAACCAACTCATCTTCAAAGTTATCATTATTTTATGAATGAAAAGTTATTTGATCATCTTAATATTGATAAAAATAACACTTATGTGCCATCAGGAACAGGTGATTATGTTGCTGGGGCAAAAGAATATGATGCATTAATTGCTAAAACTGGGGGAATTGATTTACAATTATTAGGTGTCGGGACAAATGGACATGTGGGATTTAATGAACCACCAGCTGATTTTAATTCCTTAACAGGTGTTGTTGACTTAGTAGATACAACAATTCAAGCAAATGCCCGTTTTTTTGCTTCGGTTGATGAAGTTCCTAAACAAGCAGTATCAATGGGAATTAAATCAATTTTAAATGCCAAAAAAATTATTTTAATTGCTAATGGTTCAAACAAAGCGCAAGCAATTAAACAATTAGTTGAGGGGGAAATAGATAATCTATGACCATGTACTGCCTTACAGATGCATAAAGATGTTACTGTTGTGGTTGATAAGACAGCTGCTGCTTTATTGCAAACGCATGGAATTAATATTAGTTAA
- the nagA gene encoding N-acetylglucosamine-6-phosphate deacetylase, with protein sequence MILKNAKIVCEDEVIANGWLEIKDNKIISINAGSTVEPGYDLQEAIIMPGFIDCHVHGGYGEDTEKGTIASFQKFAQEVAQEGITKYCQTIITGSDETITAILTVYQDYMANYNKGPQARQIGAHLEGPFISKTFKGAHDETLLQAPNIDLLKKWITASNDNIRIVTYAPEEEDGSFTKFLLEHNILPSIGHSNATFDLVAERVKMGVKHVTHLYNAMSKYDHRHPGIVPAVLNFNEVVGELISDGVHVNEKIINLTYKIKGASGIALITDAMLAKGLPDGEYQFGPLPVVKTGQKVVIKGTDTIAGSVATYDYCVRNFYHFTNCSLQELALVASTNIAKQLGIFEKTGSIAVGKLADLVVLDSELKVLMTLSEGEVAYSQLELK encoded by the coding sequence ATGATTTTAAAAAATGCAAAAATAGTTTGTGAAGATGAAGTTATTGCAAATGGTTGGTTAGAAATTAAAGATAATAAAATTATTAGCATTAATGCTGGTAGTACTGTTGAACCGGGATATGATTTACAAGAAGCAATTATTATGCCAGGATTTATTGATTGTCATGTTCATGGTGGTTATGGTGAAGATACAGAAAAAGGAACAATTGCGAGTTTTCAAAAATTTGCCCAGGAAGTGGCACAAGAAGGAATAACAAAATATTGTCAAACAATTATTACTGGTAGTGATGAAACAATAACAGCAATTTTAACCGTTTATCAAGATTATATGGCAAATTATAATAAAGGACCACAAGCGCGCCAAATTGGAGCCCATTTAGAAGGACCGTTTATTTCAAAAACCTTTAAGGGGGCCCACGATGAGACCCTTTTACAAGCACCAAACATTGATCTTTTGAAAAAATGAATAACAGCTTCAAATGATAATATTCGAATTGTGACCTATGCTCCCGAAGAAGAAGACGGTAGTTTTACAAAGTTTTTATTAGAACATAATATTTTACCATCAATTGGACATTCAAATGCGACGTTTGATTTAGTGGCAGAACGGGTAAAAATGGGGGTTAAACATGTGACACATTTATATAATGCAATGAGTAAGTATGATCATCGTCACCCGGGGATTGTTCCAGCTGTTTTAAATTTTAATGAAGTTGTAGGGGAGTTAATTAGTGATGGCGTTCATGTTAATGAAAAAATTATTAATTTAACCTACAAAATTAAAGGAGCATCTGGGATTGCGTTAATTACTGATGCGATGCTTGCGAAAGGTCTTCCTGATGGTGAATATCAATTTGGGCCCCTACCAGTTGTTAAAACGGGACAAAAAGTTGTTATTAAAGGGACTGATACAATTGCGGGGTCAGTTGCAACATATGATTATTGTGTTCGTAATTTCTATCACTTTACTAATTGTTCATTACAAGAATTGGCGTTGGTTGCTAGTACTAATATTGCTAAACAATTAGGAATTTTTGAAAAAACCGGCTCAATTGCTGTTGGAAAATTAGCGGATTTAGTCGTGTTGGATTCAGAATTAAAGGTTTTAATGACATTGTCTGAAGGTGAAGTTGCTTATTCACAACTGGAATTAAAGTAA
- a CDS encoding DAK2 domain-containing protein produces MEFNAKSFKDSLISGYNNLYNFYPEIDKLNVFPVPDGDTGTNMNLTMTNAVKEINDLNSESISKIADVFARGLIMGARGNSGVILSQIFRGFANGLKEFDELNFDSVKAGISEAKEVAYKAVMKPVEGTILTVIRETAEHVSTLDQEIPLPDLFQKIVDFATESLNNTPELLPVLKEVGVVDSGGFGLVKIFEGITAYWKTGKIVPQRKKQIENTGDNVVMDLQNEEFGYCTEAIVILDSKHINKINVTQVRQTLEDQGGRSIVAVVDNDILKVHVHTLMPGNTLTFLQQHGEFKNIKIENMNLQAAKHVKTIKAERELKNPAAIIAVTPANGIAQFFKSDLNIQYTVNGGSSMNPSTDDYLSAIEAVDAVDVFILPNNSNAILAAQQAAKVERKSNVYVVPTTSIQEGMVATLSFEPGEIAKKNFSTLKSSLKNVTSLGITVSAKTTSIDGVKINKGEYMGIMNKKIVCSYPTLSKTMKCLFDRAISKSTEIVTIFTGEDAERRDINAIRKYLDESFDVEYEFIDGDQPLYSFLIAVE; encoded by the coding sequence ATGGAATTTAATGCAAAATCTTTTAAAGATTCACTAATCAGCGGGTATAACAATTTATATAACTTTTATCCAGAAATTGATAAATTAAATGTTTTTCCAGTTCCTGATGGTGATACAGGGACAAATATGAATTTAACAATGACGAATGCTGTTAAGGAAATTAATGACCTTAATTCAGAGTCAATTAGCAAAATTGCTGATGTTTTTGCTCGAGGATTAATTATGGGGGCACGGGGGAATTCTGGTGTTATTTTGTCACAGATTTTTCGTGGTTTTGCTAATGGTTTGAAAGAGTTTGACGAATTAAATTTTGATTCAGTTAAAGCAGGAATTTCGGAAGCCAAAGAAGTAGCTTATAAAGCTGTGATGAAACCTGTTGAAGGGACAATTTTAACTGTCATTCGTGAAACGGCAGAACATGTTTCAACATTGGACCAAGAGATTCCACTTCCTGATTTATTTCAGAAAATTGTTGATTTTGCAACAGAATCTTTGAATAATACACCAGAGTTATTACCGGTTTTAAAAGAAGTTGGGGTTGTTGATTCGGGTGGTTTTGGATTAGTAAAAATTTTTGAAGGAATTACAGCGTATTGAAAAACCGGAAAAATTGTGCCACAACGAAAAAAACAAATTGAAAATACTGGTGATAATGTTGTTATGGATTTACAAAACGAAGAATTTGGTTATTGTACTGAAGCAATTGTTATCTTAGATAGCAAGCATATTAATAAAATTAATGTTACGCAAGTTCGCCAGACATTAGAAGATCAAGGTGGTCGTTCAATTGTAGCTGTTGTTGATAATGACATTTTAAAAGTGCATGTTCATACCTTAATGCCGGGAAACACTTTAACATTTTTACAACAACATGGTGAATTTAAAAATATTAAAATTGAAAATATGAATTTACAAGCAGCAAAACATGTTAAAACAATTAAGGCTGAACGGGAATTAAAAAATCCCGCGGCAATTATTGCGGTAACACCAGCGAATGGAATTGCACAATTTTTTAAAAGTGATTTAAATATTCAATATACTGTTAATGGTGGTTCGTCAATGAATCCTTCAACAGATGATTATTTAAGTGCCATTGAAGCCGTTGATGCAGTTGATGTCTTTATTTTACCTAACAATAGTAATGCAATTTTAGCAGCTCAACAAGCAGCAAAAGTTGAACGAAAATCAAATGTTTATGTTGTTCCAACAACTTCGATTCAAGAAGGGATGGTTGCGACGTTATCGTTTGAACCAGGTGAAATTGCGAAAAAGAATTTTTCAACTTTAAAATCAAGTTTAAAAAACGTGACAAGTTTAGGAATTACTGTTTCTGCAAAGACAACATCAATTGATGGAGTTAAAATTAATAAAGGGGAATATATGGGGATTATGAATAAAAAAATTGTTTGTTCATATCCGACCTTATCAAAGACGATGAAATGTTTGTTTGACCGTGCAATTAGTAAATCAACTGAAATTGTTACAATTTTCACGGGAGAAGATGCCGAAAGACGTGATATTAATGCGATTCGAAAATATCTTGATGAAAGTTTTGATGTTGAATATGAATTTATTGATGGTGATCAACCATTATACTCATTCTTAATTGCTGTTGAGTAA